From Vitis vinifera cultivar Pinot Noir 40024 chromosome 14, ASM3070453v1, a single genomic window includes:
- the LOC100253159 gene encoding receptor-like protein EIX1, whose amino-acid sequence MDSLCNLKTLILSQNVLNGEITEQIDVLSGCNSSWLETLDLGFNDLGGFLPNSLGKLNNLKFLWLWDNSFVGSIPSSIGNLSYLEELDLSDNAMNGTIPEALGRLSKLVAIEISKNPLTGVVTEAQFSNLMSLMEFSNYRVTPRVSLVFNISPEWIPPFKLSLLRIRSCQMGPKFPAWLRNQTELTELDLRLDELDIGSNNLGGRVPNSMKFLLGSTIDLSENNFQVPLPLWSSNVMKLYLYDNLFSGPIPLEFGERMPMLTDLDLYNNALNGTIPLSFGKLNNLLTLVISNNHLSGGIPEFWNGLPYLYAIDMNNNNLSGELPSSMGSLRFLRFLMISNNHLSGQLPSALQNCTGIHTLDLGGNRFSGNVPAWIGERLPNLLILRLRSNLFHGSIPSQLCTLSSLHILDLGQNNLSGFIPSCVGNLSGMASEINSQRYEGELMVLRKGREYLYKSILYLVNSMDLSDNNLCGEVPEGVTNLSRLGTLNLSINHLTGKIPDNIGSLQGLETLDLSRNHLSGVIPPGMASLTSLNHLNLSYNNLSGRIPTGNQLQTLDDPSIYENNPALCGPPTTAKCPGDDQRPKTRSGDNVEDENENGDGFEMKWFYVSMGPGFAVGFWGVCVTLIVKNSWRHAYFRLVYDVKEWLLMVISLNVARLRRKLNLGSI is encoded by the exons ATGGATAGTCTTTGCAATTTAAAAACATTGATCCTCTCTCAGAACGTTTTGAATGGGGAAATAACTGAACAGATTGATGTATTATCTGGGTGCAACAGCAGTTGGTTAGAGACGCTGGATCTGGGCTTCAATGATCTGGGTGGTTTTCTTCCTAATTCCCTAGGAAAACTCAATAACTTGAAGTTTCTTTGGCTTTGGGATAACTCCTTTGTAGGCTCAATTCCGAGTTCAATTGGAAACTTATCGTATTTGGAAGAACTGGATCTCTCAGATAATGCAATGAATGGGACCATCCCTGAAGCTCTTGGACGACTTTCCAAGTTGGTTGCGATAGAGATATCTAAGAATCCACTGACGGGAGTTGTAACAGAGGCTCAATTTTCAAATCTTATGAGTTTAATGGAGTTTTCAAACTATAGAGTGACTCCAAGAGTTTCCCTGGTTTTTAATATCAGTCCTGAGTGGATTCCTCCTTTTAAACTCAGCCTTCTCAGAATAAGATCATGCCAAATGGGTCCCAAGTTTCCCGCATGGCTTAGAAATCAAACTGAGCTCACTGAG TTGGATTTGCGTCTTGATGAGCTCGACATTGGTTCCAATAACCTGGGTGGTAGGGTGCCAAACTCAATGAAGTTTCTTCTTGGATCCACCATTGATTTGAGTGAAAACAACTTTCAGGTGCCTTTGCCACTATGGTCATCCAATGTGATGAAACTGTATTTATATGACAATTTATTTTCTGGCCCAATTCCTCTGGAGTTTGGTGAAAGAATGCCCATGCTGACAGATCTAGATCTCTATAATAATGCTCTAAATGGCACCATTCCCCTCTCCTTTGGGAAATTAAATAACTTATTGACCCTTGTCATCTCCAACAATCATTTGTCTGGAGGAATTCCAGAGTTTTGGAATGGTTTACCTTACCTCTATGCCATAGACATGAACAACAACAATTTATCTGGTGAGCTGCCAAGTTCTATGGGTTCTCTAAGATTCCTTAGATTCCTGATGATAAGCAACAATCATCTTTCTGGCCAACTTCCTTCAGCTTTGCAGAATTGCACAGGCATTCATACTCTTGATCTTGGAGGCAACAGATTTTCAGGAAATGTTCCAGCATGGATAGGAGAAAGATTGCCTAACTTGCTTATTCTACGCTTACGATCAAATTTGTTCCATGGGAGTATTCCATCACAATTGTGCACTCTTTCTTCTCTCCACATACTGGATCTTGGACAAAATAATTTGTCGGGATTCATTCCCTCTTGTGTGGGGAATTTGAGTGGCATGGCCTCTGAAATCAACTCTCAACGATATGAGGGCGAGTTGATGGTGTTGAGGAAAGGAAGAGAATACTTATACAAAAGTATTCTTTATCTGGTTAATAGTATGGACTTGTCAGACAATAACCTATGTGGAGAGGTGCCTGAAGGAGTAACAAATCTTTCAAGACTTGGCACCTTGAACTTGTCCATAAACCATTTGACGGGAAAAATACCAGACAATATTGGGAGCTTACAGGGGTTAGAAACTCTTGACCTCTCAAGGAACCATCTTTCAGGCGTAATCCCCCCAGGTATGGCTTCTTTGACTTCCTTGAATCACTTGAACCTGTCGTATAACAACTTGTCGGGTAGAATTCCAACAGGCAACCAGTTGCAAACCTTGGACGATCCATCCATATATGAGAACAACCCTGCACTCTGTGGGCCTCCAACAACAGCCAAGTGCCCTGGTGATGATCAGCGGCCTAAAACGCGCAGTGGGGACAATGTAGAGGATGAGAATGAGAACGGGGATGGCTTTGAAATGAAGTGGTTCTACGTGAGCATGGGGCCAGGATTTGCGGTGGGATTTTGGGGAGTTTGTGTCACCTTAATAGTCAAGAATTCGTGGAGGCATGCTTATTTTAGGCTTGTGTATGACGTGAAAGAATGGCTGCTCATGGTTATCTCACTGAATGTAGCTCGCCTGCGGAGGAAACTGAATTTGGGTAGTATTTGA
- the LOC100258289 gene encoding receptor-like protein EIX1, with the protein MATSNASLQLLFLVIMSSGFLFHETLKPGCCRGDHHRAASFETERVVLLKFKQGLTDSSHRLSSWVGEDCCKWRGVVCNHRSGHVIKLNLRSLDDDGTHGKLGGEISHSLKYLNQLDLSMNNFEGTRIPKLIGSLEKLRYLNLSGASFSGPIPPQLGNLSRLIYLDLKEYFDFNTYPDESSQNDLQWISGLSSLRHLNLGGVNLSRASAYWLHAVSKLPLSELHLPSVGLSVLSRSLPSSNLTSLSMLVLSNNGFNSTIPHWLFQLRNLVYLDLSFNNLRGSILDAFANRTCLESLRKMGSLCNLKTLILSENDLNGEITDMINVLSGCNKCSLENLNLGLNELGGFLPNSLGNLCSLQSLLLWENSFVGSIPNSIGNLSHMKELYLSNNQMNGTIPETLGQLHELAALDVSENSWEGVLTEAHLSNLTNLKELSIAKFASRSRPQIGHPYQY; encoded by the coding sequence ATGGCCACTAGCAATGCCTCTCTTCAACTTCTTTTTCTTGTCATTATGTCCTCAGGGTTTCTTTTCCATGAAACCCTTAAACCAGGCTGCTGCCGTGGTGATCACCATAGGGCAGCCTCCTTTGAAACTGAGAGGGTAGTTCTTCTCAAGTTCAAACAAGGCCTTACAGATTCTTCTCATCGACTCTCATCTTGGGTAGGGGAAGACTGCTGCAAATGGAGAGGCGTCGTCTGCAACCACAGGAGTGGACATGTCATCAAACTCAATCTGCGTAGTCTTGATGATGATGGAACACATGGCAAGTTGGGCGGTGAGATCAGTCAttctttgaaatatttgaatcaGTTAGACCTGAGCATGAATAATTTTGAAGGGACTCGAATCCCCAAGCTCATTGGTTCACTGGAAAAGTTGAGATATCTCAATCTCTCCGGTGCCTCCTTCAGTGGACCGATTCCTCCACAACTTGGAAATCTTTCCAGGTTGATCTACCTTGACCTCAAGGAATACTTTGATTTCAATACATACCCTGATGAGTCAAGCCAGAATGATCTTCAGTGGATATCGGGTCTTTCTTCTTTAAGACACCTTAATTTAGGAGGAGTCAATCTAAGTAGAGCTTCTGCTTATTGGCTTCATGCTGTTAGCAAGCTTCCTCTTTCCGAGTTGCATCTACCTAGTGTTGGACTTTCTGTCCTCTCTCGTTCTCTCCCATCTTCCAATCTTACATCCCTTTCAATGCTTGTTCTCTCCAACAATGGTTTCAACTCCACAATACCCCACTGGCTATTCCAGCTGAGGAATCTTGTGTACCTTGATCTCAGCTTTAACAATCTTCGAGGCTCAATTTTAGATGCATTTGCAAACAGGACTTGTCTTGAAAGTTTAAGAAAGATGGGTAGCCTCTGCAATTTGAAAACACTGATCCTTTCTGAGAACGATTTGAATGGGGAAATAACTGACATGATTAATGTTTTATCTGGGTGCAACAAGTGTAGTTTAGAGAACCTGAATCTGGGATTGAATGAACTGGGTGGTTTTCTTCCTAATTCACTAGGAAACCTGTGCAGCTTGCAGTCTCTTCTGCTTTGGGAGAACTCCTTTGTAGGCTCGATTCCGAATTCAATAGGAAACTTGTCGCATATGAAAGAGCTATACCTATCTAATAATCAAATGAATGGGACAATTCCAGAAACACTTGGACAACTTCATGAGTTGGCTGCCTTAGATGTCTCTGAGAATTCATGGGAAGGTGTTCTAACGGAAGCCCATTTGTCAAATCTCACAAACCTAAAGGAGTTGTCCATCGCTAAATTTGCATCTCGGTCCAGACCTCAAATTGGTCATCCATATCAGTACTGA